A genome region from Camelina sativa cultivar DH55 chromosome 10, Cs, whole genome shotgun sequence includes the following:
- the LOC104716435 gene encoding myb family transcription factor EFM-like, translating into MVQTETDQRMGLNLNLSIYSLPKPLSQFLDEVSRIDDNKSKLSEIDGYVGRLEEERKKIDVFKRELPLCMLLLNEAIGALQAEARKGSSVMASNGKFKDGEGAKLETDKKSWMSSAQLWISNPNSQFQSTNEKDDRCVTQNPFQTCNYPNQGGAFLPFNRPPPPPPPAPLSLMTPTSDMMMDCSRIEQNHHHHHHQFNKPSQLQSHHIQKKEQRRRWSQDLHRKFVDALHRLGGPQVATPKQIRDLMKVDGLTNDEVKSHLQKYRMHIRKHPLHPSKTLSSSDQPGVLERESQSLISLSRSDSPQSPLVARGLFSSNNGGHSSEEAEVDDDEEEEEEKSDGRSCRNETKKKRQVLDLEL; encoded by the exons atGGTTCAAACAGAAACAGATCAAAGGATGGGTCTTAATCTGAATTTGTCTATCTACTCTTTACCAAAACCCTTATCTCAATTCCTCGACGAAGTGTCGAGGATCGATGACAATAAATCGAAACTGTCTGAAATCGATGGTTATGTCGGGAGATTAgaggaagagaggaaaaaaatcGATGTTTTTAAACGAGAACTACCTTTGTGCATGCTCTTATTGAACGAAG CGATTGGGGCGTTGCAGGCAGAGGCTAGAAAAGGGTCATCAGTGATGGCATCAAATGGGAAATTCAAAGATGGTGAAGGGGCAAAACTGGAAACTGATAAGAAGAGCTGGATGAGCTCTGCCCAGTTATGGATCTCTAACCCTAATTCACAATTCCAATCG aCAAACGAAAAAGATGATCGGTGTGTGACTCAGAACCCATTTCAGACGTGTAATTACCCTAATCAAGGAGGGGCATTTCTGCCATTTAAccgtcctcctcctccaccaccaccggcTCCTCTGTCTCTCATGACTCCAACATCAGACATGATGATGGATTGTAGCAGAATTGagcagaatcatcatcatcatcatcatcagttcaaCAAACCTTCACAGTTGCAGAGTCATCACATTCAGAAGAAAGAGCAGAGACGTAGGTGGTCACAGGATCTTCACCGTAAATTTGTTGATGCTCTTCATAGACTTGGAGGGCCACAAG TGGCTACACCAAAGCAGATTAGAGATTTGATGAAAGTTGATGGTTTAACCAATGATGAAGTGAAGAGCCATTTACAA AAATATAGAATGCATATCCGTAAGCACCCGCTACATCCGTCAAAGACTTTGTCATCCTCGGATCAACCTGGTGTGTTAGAGAGAGAATCACAGAGCTTAATAAGTTTGTCGAGGTCGGATTCTCCACAAAGCCCACTTGTTGCGAGAGGGTTGTTTAGTAGTAATAATGGTGGTCATAGCTCAGAGGAAGCAGAGGTAGacgatgatgaggaggaggaggaggagaaatcTGATGGACGTAGCTGtagaaatgaaacaaagaagaagagacaagtGTTGGATCTTGAGCTTTGA
- the LOC104716436 gene encoding protein misato homolog 1-like produces MREIVTIQVGEFANFVGSHFWNFQDELLGLASDPESDPIFRNHNLNMDVLYRSGETHQGVATYTPRLVSVNLKGSLGTMSSRGTLYNEGSSSRSVSSTTWFGDVDTQRSEPRKRNLFLQSLYEEEQKVGKEIEDKDIVGSLDEDVECWTDFSKSHYHPQSLYELNGLWMDSKDFNNYGIGKDVFSEASRGEEICDRLRFFVEECDHIQGIKFLVDDSGGFSAVAADFLENMADEYTNVPVLLYSVRSPMSQMSPKKTVSNKLHDAISLSRLSSLCKLFTPIGLPSLTGSKASKYLNLGDEKPYRSSAVYAAALHASTIPFRMQPTSSDSSEVSTSMDVNTLVQLLTGRGRQNIVTILDSAMPAPTLAGKQLENTLLTNLQSLTPEVNEDVEDNQAVESMCILGALRSEDKEALVSEVKNAVDASYEQAITKTKPLFCNLSVSRCPLPVPLPFPSIFGNLVGIKGEILSSPVSDSLYRGSLDVHSIPVATRWRSSSAILPFLESRMGNLEKLGIQWGAMGSDVVRSWGFGREELQEMRENLSKMVSELNPQFFESSDSD; encoded by the exons ATGAGAGAAATCGTTACGATTCAAGTTGGTGAATTCGCAAACTTCGTCGGCTCCCACTTTTGGAATTTCCAG GATGAACTGCTCGGATTGGCGAGTGACCCAGAAAGCGATCCAATCTTTCGGAACCATAATCTCAACATGGACGTTCTCTACCGCTCCGGTGAGACCCATCAG GGGGTTGCTACATACACTCCTCGTCTGGTTTCAGTCAACTTAAAAG GGTCACTTGGCACCATGAGCTCACGTGGTACCCTCTACAACGAAGGTTCATCATCAAGATCAGTTTCTTCAACAACCTG GTTTGGAGATGTTGATACTCAGAGATCAGAACCTCGAAAGAGGAACTTGTTCCTGCAAAGTTTGTATGAGGAAGAACAGAAAGTAGGGAAAGAGATTGAGGACAAAGATATTGTTGGATCCTTAGATGAGGACGTTGAATGTTGGACTGACTTCTCCAAATCCCATTATCATCCTCAAAGTCTATACGAGTTGAACGGTTTATGGATGGACTCTAAGGATTTCAACAACTATGGAATTGGTAAAGACGTTTTCTCTGAGGCTTCACGAGGAGAGGAAATATGCGACAGGCTCCGTTTTTTCGTTGAAGAGTGTGATCATATTCAGGGTATTAAGTTCCTTGTGGATGATTCAGGAGGATTTTCAGCTGTAGCAGCAGATTTCCTCGAAAACATGGCTGATGAGTACACGAACGTACCTGTATTGTTATATTCCGTAAGGAGTCCAATGTCACAGATGAGCCCCAAAAAGACAGTTTCAAACAAGCTTCACGATGCGATATCGTTATCTCGACTCTCATCCTTATGTAAACTCTTCACTCCAATCGGATTACCATCCTTGACAGGAA GTAAAGCATCAAAATATCTTAATCTCGGTGATGAGAAACCTTATCGAAGCAGTGCAGTGTACGCCGCTGCTCTACATGCAAGCACAATCCCTTTCCGAATGCAACCCACTAGCTCAGATTCAAGTGAAGTGTCAACTTCTATGGATGTTAATACACTTGTACAGCTTTTAACGGGACGTGGTAGACAAAACATAGTGACGATTTTAGATTCTGCAATGCCAGCTCCTACATTAGCAGGGAAGCAATTAGAGAATACTCTTTTAACGAACTTGCAGTCGTTAACACCGGAAGTAAATGAAGATGTAGAAGACAATCAAGCAGTTGAGTCAATGTGTATACTTGGAGCTCTTAGATCAGAGGATAAAGAAGCATTGGTTTCAGAAGTGAAGAATGCGGTTGATGCATCTTACGAGCAggcaataaccaaaacaaagcCGTTGTTTTGCAATCTATCTGTCTCACGTTGTCCTCTTCCAGTACCATTACCGTTTCCTTCTATATTTGGAAACCTTGTTGGGATAAAAGGTGAGATATTGAGCAGTCCGGTGTCGGATTCTCTGTACAGAGGCTCACTGGATGTTCACTCCATACCAGTAGCAACAAGGTGGAGATCCTCGAGTGCGATATTGCCCTTTTTGGAGAGTAGAATGGGGAATTTAGAGAAACTTGGGATCCAATGGGGAGCCATGGGATCAGATGTGGTTAGGTCATGGGGATTTGGGAGAGAAGAGTTGCAGGAAATGAGGGAGAATCTGTCAAAAATGGTGTCTGAGCTCAATCCTCAGTTTTTCGAATCTTCGGATTCAGATTAG
- the LOC104716437 gene encoding thioredoxin-like protein HCF164, chloroplastic: protein MARLAFSLNLPSSHGGFNLSPRNHPSLFLTQTRPPRFRALRCQPNPDSSETQEKLVVDNGENSAASKEVEPSSSSGFPETPNKDINRRVAAVTVIAALSLFVSTRLDFGISLKDLTASALPYEEALSNGKPTVVEFYADWCEVCRELAPDVYKIEQQYKDKVNFVMLNVDNTKWEQELDEFGVEGIPHFAFLDRKGNEEGNVVGRLPRQYLVENVNALAAGKQSIPHARAVGQYSSAEARKVHQVTDPLSHG, encoded by the exons ATGGCTCGCTTAGCCTTTTCATTAAACCTTCCATCTAGTCATGGTGGATTCAATCTCAGTCCTCGAAATCATCCATCTTTATTCCTTACCCAAACACGACCTCCACGATTTCGTGCTCTTCGATGCCAACCAAACCCAGATTCTTCCGAAACCCAG GAGAAATTGGTAGTGGATAATGGTGAAAACTCTGCTGCGTCGAAAGAAGTagaaccatcttcttcttcggggTTCCCTGAAACACCCAATAAGGATATCAATAGAAGAGTCGCGGCTGTTACTGTTATCGCGGCTTTGTCTTTATTTGTATCCACAAGGCTCGATTTTGGGATTTCTTTGAAGGATTTAACCGCTTCAGCGTTGCCTTACGAGGAG GCTTTGTCGAATGGGAAGCCGACTGTAGTAGAGTTCTATGCAGATTGGTGTGAGGTTTGTCGAGAACTAGCCCCTGATGTTTACAAAATCGAGCAGCAATACAA GGACAAAGTTAACTTTGTGATGCTTAATGTGGACAATACGAAATGGGAGCAAGAGTTGGATGAGTTTGGTGTTGAGGGTATTCCTCATTTCGCCTTTCTCGATAGAAAAGGGAACGAGGAAGGTAATGTGGTCGGGAGGCTCCCAAGACAGTATTTAGTTGAGAATGTGAATGCGCTTGCAGCTGGCAAGCAATCCATTCCTCATGCCAGAGCCGTGGGACAGTACTCAAGCGCTGAGGCTCGTAAGGTTCATCAGGTTACTGATCCCTTAAGCCATGGATAG
- the LOC104716438 gene encoding protein HGV2-like, translating into MVEEAASASEASVTEVVQTTLTEPPIQQTLERNQASIEATLESSVQGGGTDSTCNNNNNNNAADSAATDVCDEDREKTLEFADELTEQASAFLKDQDFGEAVDCFSRALEIRVAHYGELDAECINAYYRYGSALLEKAQAEADPLGNMPKKEGEAQQESSNKDDSVKNTTANGESLAAASVVSSDPERQGSSSGQEGSGGKDQVEDGEDCHDDDLSDADGDEDDSDLDMAWKMLDIARAITDKQSTETMVKVDILCALAEISLEREDIESSLSDYKKALSIVERLVEPDSRHTAELNFRICICLETGCQPKEAMPYCQKAILICKARMERLSNEIKSASGSATSSTVSEIDEGIQQSSNVPYIDKSASDKDKEAEIEVMAGLAEDLEKKLEDLKQQAENPKQVLAELMGMSSAKANASEKVVPAAAEMSSSRMGTANTNFGKDLESPTVSTAHTGAAAAGVGASSGVTHLGVVGRGVKRVLMNATSIESSASKRPATEPSDKADGNSS; encoded by the exons ATGGTTGAAGAAGCAGCTTCAGCATCGGAAGCTTCGGTGACGGAGGTTGTACAAACAACCCTAACCGAGCCTCCGATCCAACAAACCCTAGAACGTAACCAAGCCTCAATCGAAGCCACTCTTGAATCTTCTGTTCAGGGAGGCGGCACTGATTCtacctgcaacaacaacaacaacaataacgcCGCCGATAGTGCTGCTACTGATGTTTGCGATGAGGACCGTGAGAAGACGCTTGAGTTCGCCGACGAATTGACGGAGCAAGCCTCTGCGTTTTTGAAAGACCAAGATTTCGGAGAAGCCGTCGATTGCTTCAGCCGCGCCCTCGAGATCAG GGTTGCACACTATGGTGAACTTGATGCTGAGTGTATAAACGCATACTATCGATATGGATCAGCTCTCCTGGAAAAGGCTCAAGCTGAAGCTGATCCACTTGGTAACATGCCTAAGAAAGAAGGTGAAGCTCAGCAAGAGTCCAGCAACAAAGATGATTCTGTGAAGAACACCACTGCGAATGGTGAATCTTTGGCTGCTGCATCTGTTGTTTCGAGTGACCCAGAGAGACAAGGGAGTTCAAGTGGGCAAGAAG GTTCTGGTGGGAAAGACCAAGTAGAGGATGGTGAAGATTGTCATGATGATGACCTATCTGATGCAGATGGTGATGAGGATGACTCTGATTTGGATATGGCCTGGAAAATGTTGGATATTGCAAGGGCTATTACTGACAAACAGTCTACTGAGACAATGGTAAAAGTGGATATACTCTGTGCGCTTGCTGAAATTTCCTTGGAGAGAG AGGACATCGAGTCTTCCCTGAGTGACTATAAGAAAGCGTTGTCCATTGTAGAGCGTTTGGTTGAACCTGACAGTCGACACACAGCCGAATT AAACTTCCGTATATGCATCTGTCTAGAGACTGGATGTCAGCCTAAGGAAGCAATGCCATATTGTCAGAAGGCTATATTAATTTGCAAAGCACGGATGGAGAGGCTCAGTAATGAGATCAAATCTGCTTCTGGATCAGCAACTTCCTCAACCGTCTCTGAAATAGATGAAGGCATCCAACAATCATCTAATGTTCCCTACATTGATAAATCAGCTTcagacaaagacaaagaagcTGAGATCGAAGTCATGGCTGGTCTCGCTGAAGATTTAGAAAAGAAG CTTGAGGATTTGAAACAACAAGCAGAGAACCCAAAGCAAGTTCTTGCTGAGCTAATGGGCATGTCATCGGCAAAGGCAAATGCTAGTGAAAAGGTTGTTCCTGCTGCTGCTGAAATGAGCTCTTCTAGGATGGGAACTGCGAATACCAATTTCGGGAAAGATTTAGAATCGCCTACAGTCTCAACCGCTCATACCGGTGCAGCAGCAGCAGGAGTAGGAGCATCGTCAGGTGTAACTCATTTGGGTGTAGTTGGAAGAGGAGTGAAGAGAGTCTTGATGAATGCAACCTCCATAGAATCAAGTGCATCAAAGAGACCAGCTACTGAGCCTTCAGACAAAGCCGATGGCAACTCTTCTTGA
- the LOC104716440 gene encoding cold-regulated 413 plasma membrane protein 4: MGRVEYLAMKTSEETTANLINSDLNEFVAATKKLVKDVRLLGGLGFGTSFLQWAASISAIYLLILDRTNWRTKMLTSLLVPYIFFTLPTVIFHFFSGDFGKWIALIAITIRLFFPKEFPEWLEIPAALILLLVVAPRLIAETLRENWVGAVICLAIACYLFHEHVKASGGFKKCFTEKHGISNTLGIVALLVYPIWTIFFHIF; encoded by the exons ATGGGAAGGGTTGAGTATTTGGCCATGAAGACTTCGGAGGAGACGACTGCGAACCTGATCAATTCCGATCTGAATGAGTTCGTCGCCGCCACAAAGAAGCTCGTGAAAGACGTAAGGCTGCTCGGCGGGTTAGGCTTCGGCACGTCTTTCCTCCAATGGGCTGCTTCAATTTCCGCCAT CTATCTATTGATATTGGATCGGACCAACTGGAGAACCAAAATGTTGACTAGCCTTTTAGTGCCATACATCTTTTTCACACTTCCTACGGTTATCTTCCACTTCTTTAG CGGAGATTTTGGGAAATGGATTGCTCTCATCGCGATCACAATAAGGCTTTTCTTCCCTAAAGAGTTTCCAG AGTGGCTAGAGATCCCGGCAGCattgattcttcttctggtggttGCGCCGAGACTCATTGCTGAGACACTAAGAGAAAATTGGGTTGGAGCAGTAATATGTCTTGCAATAGCATGTTACCTTTTCCATGAACACGTTAAAGCTTCTGGTGGATTCAAAAAATGTTTTACCGAGAAGCATGGAATTTCCAATACCCTTGGGATCGTTGCCCTCCTCGTTTACCCGATTTGGACCATATTTTTCCACATCTTCTAA
- the LOC104716442 gene encoding oxygen-evolving enhancer protein 1, chloroplastic yields the protein MAAFLQAAVTPVQSTRLVTPTSSAAKLRTSSQSVSKCFGVNTVASRVSCSLHNDLKNLSQSCVDATKIAGFALATSALLVSGANAEGVPKRLTYKEIQSKTYMEVKGTGTANQCPTIEGGVDSFSIKPGKYYARKFCLEPTSFTVKAEGVSKNSTPDFQNTKLMTRLTYTLDEIEGPFEVASDGKVKFIEKDGIDYAAVTVQLPGGERVPFLFTIKQLVASGRPESFGGDFLVPSYRGSSFLDPKGRGGSTGYDNAVALPARGDDEELSKENNKDTTASLGKITFSVTKSNPKTREVIGVFESIQPSDTDLGAKNPKDVKIQGIWYAQLEE from the exons ATGGCCGCTTTCTTACAAGCCGCCGTTACCCCCGTGCAATCCACTAGGCTGGTTACGCCCACCAGCTCCGCCGCAAAGCTCCGGACTTCTTCTCAGAGTGTCTCTAAATGCTTTGGCGTCAACACGGTGGCGAGCCGTGTCTCTTGCTCCCTCCACAACGATCTCAAGAACTTAAGTCAGAGTTGTGTTGACGCTACTAAGATCGCCGGTTTTGCACTCGCCACCTCTGCTCTTCTCGTCTCG GGGGCAAACGCAGAAGGAGTGCCAAAGAGGCTAACTTATAAAGAGATTCAGAGCAAGACTTACATGGAAGTGAAAGGAACAGGGACTGCAAATCAATGTCCAACCATTGAAGGTGGTGTGGACTCATTCTCCATAAAGCCAGGCAAATACTACGCCAGGAAGTTTTGCTTAGAGCCAACTTCATTCACCGTCAAAGCAGAAGGAGTTAGCAAGAACTCCACGCCTGATTTCCAAAACACAAAGCTCATGACTCGTCTTACCTACACACTCGATGAAATCGAAGGCCCTTTCGAA GTAGCTTCTGATGGAAAGGTGAAGTTTATAGAGAAAGACGGTATTGATTACGCTGCAGTGACTGTACAACTTCCCGGTGGGGAGCGTGTACCGTTCTTGTTCACGATCAAGCAGCTCGTGGCATCAGGTAGACCAGAGAGCTTTGGAGGAGATTTCTTGGTGCCATCTTATAGAGGCTCGTCTTTCTTGGATCCTAAAGGCCGTGGTGGCTCTACTGGATACGACAATGCGGTTGCATTACCTGCTAGAGGAGACGACGAGGAGCTATCTAAGGAGAACAACAAAGACACAACTGCTTCACTTGGTAAGATCACATTTAGTGTCACAAAGAGTAATCCCAAGACCCGTGAAGTGATCGGTGTTTTCGAGAGTATTCAGCCTTCGGATACCGATTTGGGTGCCAAGAATCCTAAGGATGTCAAGATTCAAGGAATCTGGTATGCCCAACTTGAGGAATAA
- the LOC104716441 gene encoding CASP-like protein 5C1: MEMVRTASFGTSSSFVLRIGQTLFSSASLLFMCFNDDEDLYAYTAFCYLVTVMGLVTPWSVTLALMDAYSIIIQSLPMQATVISVIVAGDFVLSFLSLGGACSTASVAVLLIGAGEKQCDRYKLSATMAFLSSFLSFASTFFNFRLLPSLMSH, encoded by the exons ATGGAGATGGTTAGAACAGCTTCGTTTGGAACCAGCTCAAGTTTTGTTCTTCGTATCGGGcaaactctcttttcttctgcttcGCTTCTTTTTATGTGCTTTAACGATGACGAAGATTTATACGCTTACACTGCCTTCTG TTATTTAGTTACAGTCATGGGTTTAGTGACACCATGGAGCGTGACATTAGCCCTAATGGACGCTTACTCCATCATCATCCAAAGCCTTCCTATGCAAGCAACAGTTATATCAGTCATCGTCGCTGGAGATTTT GTTCTGTCATTTTTGTCGCTGGGAGGTGCATGCTCGACGGCGAGCGTGGCCGTACTTTTGATTGGAGCCGGAGAGAAGCAGTGTGATCGGTATAAGTTATCGGCGACAATGGCGTTTTTGTcttcgtttctttcttttgcttccacTTTCTTTAactttcgtcttcttccttctctaatGTCTCACTAA